The genomic segment CCGTGATCTTCTGGGAGCGCAGGCTGTAGTAGACGTTGATGCCGTCCTTGCGCGTGTTGACGACGCCGGCCTGCCGCAGCACGGCCAGGTGCTGCGAGGTGTTGGCCTTGGGGATCTCGAGCCGCTCGGCCAGCTCGTTGACGCAGATCTCGCCCGCTTCCTTCAGGATGTCCAGGATCTCGAGACGCTTCGGGTTCGAGAGCGTCTTGCACAGTTCGGCTTGCATCTCGTAGAGCTTCTTGTCCACGTCGGACCCCTTG from the bacterium genome contains:
- a CDS encoding metalloregulator ArsR/SmtB family transcription factor — its product is KGSDVDKKLYEMQAELCKTLSNPKRLEILDILKEAGEICVNELAERLEIPKANTSQHLAVLRQAGVVNTRKDGINVYYSLRSQKITEACSLTRTILVERLEDQMGLTNLIREQD